Within the Gordonia westfalica genome, the region CGCGTTGCTCGGCGGCCTCGGTGTCGCCGCAATCGGGATCGGCACGTTCGCCGCTCCCTCGTCGGCCGCCCCGGCCGACCCGGGAGACCGGGTCGTCGTGATCGTTCCGGGCCAGCAGCTCTACGCCGACGAGGGGCAGAACGAGGAGACGTTCCGCCCGCTCGCTGACGCGATCCGGTCCGCCGGGCACCGTGTCGTCTTCGCCCACGCAGGTGGCCGGGACGTGGCGGCCGACGCCCGGTTGATCAAAGGCGTCATCGATCCGCTCACGGCCGACGCCGAATCGGTCGACATCGTCGCGCACAGCGCCGGCGGCCTCGGTGCGCGTCACTATCTGAAGTTCCTCGGCGGCGCCGGCGTGGTCGGCGAGTACGTGGCGATCGGCACCGCCCAGTACGGCTCTCCCGGTGGATGCTCGCAGCCCCGCGACGGCGGCTACGACACCTGCATGTACGCCGACGCCGTCAAACGCCTCAACGCCGGACCCGACGCCCCCGGGCCGACCCGCTACTCGGTAGTCCAGAGCGACGGCGAGTGGACCGACGGCCGGCTCGACGGAACGCCGCAGTGCCGCGCCTACTCCCCTGTCCCTCTGGCCAACACCGGTTTCGACCACGCCATCGAGATGCGCGACCCGACGATCATCTCCCGCGTGGTGACGTCACTGCGCGGCGGTTGCACGGGACGGGTCGTCACCGAGCCCGTCGACAGCTTCGACTGGCAGTCGACCCTGTTCCCGGGCATCCCCGGCGCAGCGGGCGACGCCGTCCGCGACGCCGTACCCGGCGTCGTTCCGGCGCCCTGAGCAGCGCTAGGGTGATCGACATGGCGATTCTCCCGATCTGCATCGTGGGCGAGCCGGTGCTGCACCAGCCCACCTCCCCGGTCCCACTCGACGCGGACGGCCGTCCGTCGCAAGAGGTCATCACCCTCCTCGACAACATGTACGAGACCATGGACGCCGCCCACGGCGTGGGGCTGGCGGCCAACCAGGTCGGCGTCGGGTCCCGCATGTTCGTCTACGACTGCCCGGACGGCGACCGAACGGCAACCCGTCGACGCGGCGAGGTGATCAACCCGGTCCTGGAGACCTCCGAGATCCCGGAGACCATGCCCGATCCCGACGACAACGACGAGGGTTGCCTTTCGGTGCCGGGTGAGCAGTTCCCGACCGGCCGCGCCGACTGGGCGCGCGTCACCGGCGTCGACCGGACCGGCGCCGAGGTCGTGATCGAGGGCAACGGCTTCTTCGCCCGGATGCTGCAGCACGAGGTGGGCCATCTCGACGGCTTCCTCTACGTCGACGTGCTCGTCGGGCGTAACGCGCGGGCCGCGAAGAAGGCCATCAAGCGCAACAAGTGGGGAGTCCCCGGACTGACCTGGCTGCCGGGCGCCGTCGCCGACCCGTTCGGTCACGACGACGATGATGACGACGACTGACCGCCCCTGACCAGGCCGGCCCGGACGAAGTGGCCCAGCAGCACACGCCCCGATCGGGCGCCGTGATCGGCGACCGCGTCGTCGTGCGCTATCTGCTCGGTGAGTCGACGCCCGCGGACTGGCGGGGCAATCCCGATGCGGCGCAGTCCGATGTCACCGGCTTCCTGATCGACGACGCCGACCCGGTCCGTCTCGAACGCGACGGCGAGGTGGTGTCGATCCCGGCTGCCGCCATCACCTCGGTGAAGCTGCTCTCGGCCAAACCGGTGCGCAACAAGGAGATCCGCGCCCTTGAGGGCGTCGCCGCGCGATCATGGCCCGGTGTCGAGACGGCGTGGATCGCCGGATGGTTCGTCCGCGCCGGGCACGGATTCAGCCGCCGCGCGAATTCGGCCATCCCCCTGGACATGTCGGCCCACCCCGATGCGACGACGCTCGGGCGCATCGCACAGTGGTACGCCGACCGGGACCTGCGGCCCCTCCTCGCGCTACCGGAGCGGTTGCTGAAGGCCTCCGTCGTCGGCGGCGTCGAGGACGTCGAGGTTCAGATGCTCACCTGCGACGTGACCGTCCTGACCGGCCGCCTCGGCGAGTTCGGTTCGGACGCTGTCCGTCTCGCCGATGAACCCGATGCCGACTGGCTCGCCGCCTACACCGGTCACCGATCCGGTGGGGACACCGACGCGGCGCGACAAGTGGTGACCGCGGGAGACGGGCCACCGATCTTCGCCGCGATCGTCGACGCCGAGTCCTCGGCGGTCACCGCGATCGGCCGCGGCGTCGTCACCGAATCACCCGACGGCCGCAAATGGTTGGGACTGTCGGCGTTGTGGACCGACCCGGAACGACGCCGATCAGGGTTGTCGACGCGGGTCCTCGCCGCATTGGTGGCGTGGGGCGCCGATCACGGCGCCGACGCCGCCTACCTGCAGGTCGAGACCACCAACCGAGTCGCCGGCGCCTGGTACCGACGACTCGGCTTCGGGCTGCACCACACCTACCGGTACATCACGCCCGACGTCCCCTCTCCTGACCCCGCTCTCCGCGAACACTGATGCCAAGCCGTTCACGCTCGACGCCGACCGTCGCACAACGCCGCCGTCAGGCCGCGATCACCGCTGCTGCGTTCGCCCTCATCGCCGTGGTCTTCGCGGTGACCTGGTTCATCAACAGCGGCAGCGATTCCGGAGCCGACGAGTCCTCCGCCGCCGGCATCGTGTCGTCGGCGAGTTCGACCGAACGGACGTCGGCCGCCGAGACGACCACTCCCCGGTCGTCGGCCCGCAAGACAACAGCCTCCAAGAGTACGGCAGCCGCGACCGCGACCGTCCCCGCGCGAGTCACGCGTACGCTCGCCCTGATCGATGCCGGCGAATGGCCGGAGGCCGCCCGGGCACCGGGGACGAAGGGCGGGATCGCCTTCCGTAACAACGAACGTCTTCTCCCCGCCGCGGATGCGAACGGACGTCGCATCACCTACCGGGAATGGGACGTCAACCCGAAGGAGCCCGGCCGCAGCCGGGATGCCGAGCGGATCGTCACCGGAAGCGACGGAACCGCCTGGTACACCGCAGATCACTACCGCTCGTTCATCCTGATTCGAGGACCGTCATGACCCAGCACGACGATTCCCGCAGCTCCGACTCTCTGGCGCGGTTCCTCGACGGCGCCGGAAACGAGGGTCCGGCAGTCGGACTCACGCTCTCACCGGATCTGCCCGACCTCGGTCCGGACACCCGCCTGCGCACGATCAGCGGCACCGCGGCGACCACGACCGGTACCCTCTACACCACCTTCGCCCGTGTGTGGGACTTCCCGGATCACTTCGGCCGCAATCGCGATGCGTTCGACGACTGCATGCGCGACCTCGACACCCCGGACGCCGACGGCCGCACTCCGACGGTCATCGTCACCCACATCACCCACGCTCACCGACTGCTCGACGAGGACGACGCCACCTTCACCTGGTTCGCCGACTCGATCGGCTTCTACCGCGATCACTACCGCGATGCCGGACGGACTTTCGCGCTGATCCTGTCGACGTCCCGCTCACGCGCCTCGGCGGTACTGGCCCGCTGGACCGCCGCCGGTGTGCCGGTCGCCGATCTCGGGGAGCACTGAATGCGGATCGCCACGTGGAACGTCAACTCCATCCGCGCACGCTCGGAGTCGGTCGTCGAATGGATGGACCAGTCCGACATCGACGTCCTCGCCATGCAGGAGACCAAGTGTCACGACGACGCGTTCCCGCTGATGAGCTTCCTGGCCTCCGGGTACGACGTCGCTCATGTCGGGCAGGGCGCCTACAACGGTGTGGCGATCGCGTCGCGGGTCGGACTGGACGCCGTGGAGATCTCGTTCGACGGGGTGCCCACCTATCCGGTCGACGGCCAGCCGATCCGTGAAGCCCGCGCGATCTCCGCGGTGTGCGCGGGAATTCGCGTATGGAGTCTCTATGTACCCAACGGGCGGACACCCGACGACCCGCACTACGAGTACAAACTCCGTTGGCTCGACGCCCTCGGCGACCACATCGCGCTGCGTCTGGCACACGACCCGGCGAGCGAGATGATGCTGGCCGGCGACTGGAACGTCGCGCAGACCGACGACGACGTCTGGGATCGCGGGTACTTCGAGGGACGCACTCACGTCACGCAGCCGGAACGTGCTGCAGTGCAGCGCTTCCTGGACGGCGGTCTGGTCGACTCCGCCCTCCCGTACGCCCCGGGCTACACGTTCTGGGACTACACGCAGCTCCGTTTCCCCCGCAACGAGGGAATGCGCATCGACTACGCGTTCTGCTCACCGGCTCTCGACACGCGCGTCATGGGCGCGCAGGTCGACCGCGAGGCCCGGAAACGCAAGGGCGCCAGCGATCATGCCCCGGTGGTGTTCGACCTCGGCTAGTTTCGCGAGGCCTGAACCGCTCTGCGGTTAACCGCCCCTGAAGACAGCCCTGTATAGCGGCGTCGCCATGGTGTCATCGGTCGGCCCCTGGAGGGTGCATTCCAGGGGCGGTTTCCGTGGCAGCTCAGGCGAAGGACTTGCCCGGAATCCAGTAGGCCTGCGCCTTCACCGACTTCTTGGGAATGCCGTACTCGTCCTTCAGCGCCTTCGCGACCGCGCGGGTACCGACCGAGTCCAGTGCCACCCAACCGAAGTGGTCCGCAGCATCGAAGGCCGCAGCGCGCACGGCGTCGACGAGTGCGGCACCGTCGCGCTCGCGGGCGATCCAGTGCACGGTGTCGTGGGCGCGCACACGGAGCGGCAACGACTTGTCGCTCTCGTGCTGGTATTCGAGCCAGATGGTCGCCGGTGTCGACGGGTTGTCCGACGCCTCGATGGCGTCGAGCAGTGAGTTGATCGCCGGCAGCGAGGCGGCGTCACCGGCGATGATCCAGCCTCGCGCGTCGCCGGGCATCGCGAACTTCGAGCCCATCACGGTGGCGTTGATCGTGTCACCGACCCTCGCCTCCTGCGCCCAGCGTGCCGCGATTCCGTCGTGGATCGCGAACTCGATGCCGAAGGTGTCGGCGGCAGGGTCGGCGTCGACCAGGGTGTAACCCCGTTGGTGGAGTTTGCCCGCGTCGTCGAACCACATCCGGATCCACATCGTGGGGTGCAGTGCCCGCTTCGCGAGGAGACCGCCGCCGGTGAACGTCAGGCGCACATAGTGATCGGTGACAGCCTCGGTGCCGGTCACGGTGAGCTCGAAGTCGTCGCCGCCGAGCAGCTTGAGGACCGCGCCCTGCCAGCCGCGACCCCTGGTCGCCACCTGACTCACTGCTGCCCGGCCGTTTCGAACGCCCCGTCCTCGATCATCTGCCGGGTCTCGAGGCGGCGGATCTTGCCCGAAGTGGTGCGCGGAACCGAGTCCGGCGCGACGAAGATCACGTCGGCGGGCATGATCCCGCACGCCGACGCCACCTCCGAGATGACCTCTGCGCGCGCCTTTTCCGGGTCCGACCCCTTGTACTCGGCGAGGATCACCAGACCCGGGCGCGACGACCCCTCGCCACGGGCCATCGCCACCACGCCACCACGCCGCACGCCGGCGACCTCGGCCGCCGCGCGCTCGATCTCGATCGGGAACAGGTTGCGCCCGGCGACGATGATGACCTCTTTGGCCCGTCCACAGATGACCAGCCGGTCGTCGATCAGGTAACCGAGGTCACCTGTGGAGAACCATTCCCCCGCACCGAGATCGGCGCCGCCGAGATAGCCGCGCATCATCGAGGCGCCACGGATCTCCACATGGCCCACGGAACGACCGTCGATGGTGGGAACGTCAACATTCGGTTCGACTATCCGAACCTGCATACCGCCCAGCGGTTTTCCGAGGATCGCGTAGCGGCGTCGGATGGGCTCGCCGCCGCCGGGCGGGGTCACGGTGACCTCGTCGTAGTGTGCACCCTCGCCGACGGCGGGCATGGTGACCGCGCACGCCGACTCGGCCATGCCGTAGGCGGGTGCCGCTGCCGACCGGCTGAATCCGAACGGCTCGGTCGCATCGAGGAACTTGTCGAAGGCGTCGGCGTCGATGGGCTCGCCGCCGCTGATCGCGACGCGGAGATTCGACAGGTCGATGTCGCGCAGGAGCTTTCCGTAGCGGCCGAGGATGTCGTAGGCGAAGTTCGGGGCCGCGGTGACGGTTGTCTTGGTCTCGGTCAGCCACTGCATCCATTTGAACGGCGCCGCCGCGAACGCGGTGTTCGGCACGATGTAGGTCGAGATGCCCGACGTCATACCGGCGAGGAGGAACATCAGTCCCATGTCGTGGTAGAGCGGCAGCCAGCTGAATCCGGTGTCGCGGGTGCGATGCAGGCCCAGTCGGCTGACGAGCTCGATCGCATTGGAGTAGACGGCCGACGCCGAGAGCACCGCGGTCTTGGGGTCACCGGTCGATCCGGCGGTGCCCTGCAGGACCGCGACGGTGTTGGTGTTGACGTTGCGGGCGACGAAGTCGCAGGTGTCGGCGGTGAGACCGAACTCGGAGACCCGGGCGATCTGCAACTGACCGTCGACCTTGGCGAGCAGATCGAGCTGGGAGCCGCTTCCCAGGACCGTGCCCACGCCGATCGAGACGAACCGCGAGTAGGTGGTCTCAGCCCATCGGTCCTCGTCTGCGCCGCGGATGGGTCCGGGGAGGATGCTCACCGGCACGCCGGCGAGCCAGGCGCCCTGGACCGCGGCGATCAGGTCGACGGTGGGATCGCCGATGAGCCCGACGGCCAGCGGCTCATGGAGCTTGCTGTCCGCGAGGAGCTGCACAGCGATCTGCTCGGCGCGTGCGTGGACCTCACGCCAGGGAGTGGTCACCCATTCGCCGGTGTCGGAGTCCAGCACAGACAGCGTCGTGTCCCCGGCCGTCATCGCCTCTCGGACGGTGGCTGCGAGGGTATTGGTCGAACCGGTTTCCTCCAGGACCACGCTGCTCTGCGACATACTCATTCCCCGTTCCCACCGACCGCGGCGTCGGCTGTGTCGTTCATCTGTCGAATGGCGTCCACTGCGCCGGAGCGCGCGGACCGCAAGGGTCGCGGCGGCCGGATTGACCTCGCCGCCCTTGGGTAGGTTAGCCTAATCTCTGTAACGCACAAGAGGCGGACCGATGCTCGTTGCGGCGTGATTCAGATCATCTGGTGAGATGGCAGGCAATAACTTAGGCTTACCTAAGTTTGCCCCGAAGCGCGGCGCCCCGAGTGACGGGCCTCGACCAGGTCGATCACGCGGGCTCGGGCATTGGGTCGAGCGAGTAGTTAGTATAACCTACCCTAAATTGACTTGTTCACCTGCGTAACAGATGTTCCCGAACCGCGAGAGGCAATCGGCTGATGGCCACGAATTCTGAGATGACATCCCGCATCACGGACCGCGCCAGTTCAGCCGACATCCGAGCCGAGGTCGCGACCGCCCTCGGCGTGGCCCCGGAGTCACTCGACCCCGACCAGGACCTCATCGCCCAGGGACTCGACTCCCTGCGGATGATGCGATTGGCCGGCACCTGGCGCAAACGCGGCATCGACATCGACTTCGCCCGCCTCGCCGCCCAACCCACCCTCAACGCCTGGACCGAGATGATCACCGCCGGCGCCGCACCGGGCCCGGAGACCGCCGCCGCGGCCACACCCCCGGGCCCCGCGGTGCCGGACATCCGCGGTGAAGTCGCCACCGCCCTCGGCGTGGCCCCGGAGTCACTCGACCCCGACCAGGACCTCATCGCCCAGGGACTCGACTCCCTGCGGATGATGCGATTGGCCGGCACCTGGCGCAAACGCGGCATCGACATCGACTTCGCCCGCCTCGCCGCCCAACCCACCCTCAACGCCTGGACGATGCTTCTCGGCGGTCCCGCGACACCCGCGGAGACCACCGGCTCGCCGGAAACCGTCGATCCCACAGCACCTTTCCCGCTGGCGCCGATGCAGCACGCGTACTGGATCGGACGGTCCGACAGCCATGCCTTCGGCAACGTCGCCGCGCACCTCTACATCGAATTCGACGGCCACGACCTCGATCCCGACCGCTTCACCACTGCCATGGGCGAGCTGATGCAGCGTCACCCCATGCTGCGGGTCCTCGTCCTCCCCGACGGCACGCAGGTCGTCGGACCCGCGCATCCCGAGGCCATCGCCGTCCACGACCTCCGCAGCCAGTCGGCCGAGATGGTCGAGGCGATCCTCAACGAAAAGCGTTCACACGGAACGCATCGCAGCCTCCCTGTCGAGGAGGGCGCAGTCATCCGCGCGGAGCTGAGCCTGCTCCCCGACGGCTCCACCCGGGTACACCTCGACGTCGACATGATCGCCGCCGACGCCATGAGCTACCGCGTGCTCGTCGACGACTTCGCACGTCTGTACCGCGGCGAGACCCTGCCCGAACTCGGTGTCACGTTCGCGACGATCACGGCGGACCGCACCTCACGCGAGGTCCGCGACGAAGACCTCGCATGGTGGCGCGAGCGCATCCCTCATCTGCCCGGACCGCCCGAACTCCCGCTCGACGATCGCGCCGCCCGGGGAGAGGTCGAGCCGCGCAGTGTGCGCCTCCACCACTCGGTCTCCGCCTCCGAATGGAAGCGCCTCGAAGAGCACGCGCATCGTCGAGGAGTGACGCCGGCGGCGGCGGTGGCGGCGGTGTTCGCCGAGGCCGTGGGCACCCATGCCGCGAACTCGCGCTTCCTGCTGACGATTCCGTTGTTCGACCGTCCGCAGATCCACGCCGACGTCGAACGCGTGGTCGGCGACTTCACCTCGTCGATCCTCGTCGACGTCGACCTCGGTGAATCGGCGACGCTGGCCGAACGCGCCCGTCAGATGCGTTCGTCTATGCATGACGCGGCCGCGCACGGGTCGATGAGCGGCCTCGACGTCCTCCGCGAACTCGGTCGCGCGCGAGGCGAATCCGTCGTCTCACCGGTCGTGTTCACCAGCGCACTCGGACTCGGCGACCTGTTCTCCACGCAGGCCACCGACGTGCTCGGCGATCCCGCCTGGATCGTCTCGCAGGGCCCCCAGGTGCTGCTCGACGCGCAGGTCACCGAGATCGCCGGCGGCCTGCTCCTCAACTGGGACGTCCGGGTGTCCGACCTGGACGAGACCACCGCCCGCGCGATGTTCGACTACTACGTCCGGCTGCTCGGGCTCCTCGTCGACGGCGAGTGGGATGTCCCGGCGCCCGATCCGGTCGCCGATGAAGTCCGCGCACAACGCCTTTCGGTCGAGAATCCCCTCCCGGACACCGACGCCTTCGACGGCACCCTGCACGGCACGATCTTCGGTCGCGCGGCGGAGCGGCCCGCCGACCCGGCGGTCATCACCGACGACCGCACCTGGACGCACGGCGAACTCACCGACGAGGCGCTCCGCGTGGCAGGCGCACTGACCGCAGCGGGTGTCCGCAACGGCGACACCGTCGTCGTCAACCTGCCCAAGGGCGGAGACCAGGTCGTGGCTGCACTCGCCGTGCTCTCGGTGGGCGCCGCGTACGTGCCGATCGCGCCGACGCAGCCCGCTTCCCGGCGGGACCGGATCGTGTCGATCGCCGGTCCGCGCGCCGTGCTCACCGCCGACGTCGACGCCTGGGCGGGCACCGACGGGCCTGCCGTCATCGACATGACGCACGCGCGCACCGCGACGCCGGCCCGGCCCGCCGCCGTGTCCGGCGACGCTCTGGCCTACATCCTGTTCACGTCCGGCTCGACGGGACTGCCCAAGGGCGTCCAGGTTCCGCACCGAGCCGCGGTGGCCACCATCACCGACCTGGTCGATCGCTATTCGCTCGACGCCCGCGACCGCAGCCTCCAGGTGTCCTCGCTCGAGTTCGATCTCTCCGTCTTCGACATCTTCGGCCTCCTGGCGGTCGGCGGAGCCGTGGTGGTGCCCGGCGACGACGAGCGCACCAGGGTCGACGACTGGGTCCGCCTTCTCGCCGAACACTCGGTGACCGTTCTCAACTGCGTCCCGTCGATCCTCGGCATGATCCTCGACATCGGTTCGCTGCCCGCGTCGATGCGGACGATCATCATGGGCGGGGACAAGGTCGACGTCTCGCTGCTCGATCGTGTTGCCGCACAATTGCCCGACTGCCGGGTCGCCGGCCTGGGCGGTACCACCGAGACCGCGATCCACTCCACGATCTGCGAGGCGGCCGACGTACCGGCCGGGATGGCCTTCGTCCCCTACGGTGTCCCGCTGCGCGGGGTCCGTTGCCGGGTCGTCGACGAGACCGGCCGCGATCGTCCCGACCTCGTCCCCGGCGAGTTGTGGATCGGCGGCGCCGGTGTCGCCGACGGCTACCGCGGGGACCCCGAGCGCACCGCCGACCGTTTCGTCTCCCACGACGGCGAACAGTGGTACCGGACAGGTGATCTCGCCAGGTACCTGCCGGGCGGTTTCCTCGACTTCCTCGGCCGCGCCGATCACATGGTGAAGGTCCGCGGTTACCGGGTGGAGCTCGGCGAGGTAGAGGCCGGACTCCTCGGGCTCGACGAGGTCGGCTCCGCGGTCGCCTGGTCCGACGGCCGTGACCTGCGTGCCGCCGTCGTCCCCGCCGCAACGCGGGTCGACGAGGACGCGATCCTGTCCGGACTCGCCGAAGCGCTTCCACCGCACATGATCCCGCGGTCGGTCACCGTCCTGGACGCACTACCTCTGACGGCGAACGGGAAGTACGACCGCAAGGCCCTGGCCGCCATGACCGACAATTCGGACAGCGAACCGACCGTCGTCGCTCCGCGCACGCCGCTCGAGGAGGCGCTCGTCGTCATCTTCTCCGAGGTGCTCCCGGTCCGGCCGATCGGCGTCACCGAGGATTTCATCTCCCTCGGCGGCGACTCGGTCCAGGCCACCCGCCTCGTGGCGCTGTCCCGCACGTGGCTCGACGCCCCGCGACTCTCGGTCGCCGACATCTTCGGCCACCGGACCATCGCGGGTCTCGCCGAGCGGCTCACCGCCCTCGACGGTCCCCGCGTCACGCGCGTCGCCGAGATGCTCCTCGACGTGGTGGCCCTCTCCGACGAACAGGTGGATGCCGAGCTCGCCGGCACTTGACCCAAGCGGTCGGCCCCGCATCCACCACGCCCCAGACACCACGACAGCAAAGGCATCATGACCACTTCATCGGCACCCACGTACGACCTGAACTCCGTCGACCTCGACGACGTGTCGCACGCCGCCACGGTCCACGGATGGCTCACCCATCCGAAGGCCAAGTACTGGGACATGCTCGAGAGTTCGGTGGCCGATGTGGAGAAGATGATCCGCGACACCGCGGATGCGACCGCCGGCACACCCTACGGAATGCGCCTGGGGTACCACGACGGGAACCCGCAGTTCCTCTTCGAACTGTACGATCCGCGGACCAGCGAACTCGCCGACCCGGCAAGCGGTTACGTGCACGCCGAGGGCGACATCGGGATGCATCTCCTGGTCGCGCACGCCGAGCAGGCCCTGCCCGGGTTCACCGGCGCGGTGATGCTGCACATCATGCGCACGGCGATCCTCGAGGTCGGCGCCGCACGCGTGGTCGTCGAACCCGACGTCCGCAACACCGCGGTTCACCGGCTCAATGCGAGCGTCGGCTTCCAGGTCGACGGCGACTACCCGGTCGGCAACAAGACCGCACACCTGAGCTACTGCACGCGAGACGACTTCGTCCGCGTCACCGCCGGCGGTACCACCGTCGGCGCCGTCGAGGTGACGGACCTGGGAGCGTAAACCCTTGACCATCCAGGAATTCCGCACCGCGCGGCCAACGGCGCCAGCCGAGGCGACGTCCCATCGGCAGACCTACCACGTCAGGATCGCCCGCAAGATCCTGGCCGAGTTCTCTCACGAACGTGCACTGACACCCGTCGCGACCGGACCCGGCAGCTACGTGGTCGCGTCCGCCGACGGTCGCACCGAATACCACTTCCGCGCCGAGATCCTCTCCCTGGAGAACTGGGCCGTCGACGAGTCCTCACTGCGCCGTGTTCGCGACGGTGAAGAACTACCCGTCGATGCGATCGCGCTCGTGATCGACCTCGCGCCGATGCTCGGCATCGGACCCCAGGCGCTGCCGGACTACCTCGAGGAGTTCATCAACACCCTCGCGCTCAGCGCGGACCGCCCCGACGAACTGCGCATCAGCGCAGCCGATCTCGCACGTGCCGACTTCCAGACCATCGAGAAGGCGATGACCGAGGGCCACCCCTGCATCGTCGCGAACGCCGGGCGTCTGGGGTTCAGCGCCGACGACGTCGTGCACTACGCGCCGGAGGTGGGCAACCCGTTCCGGCTCGTCTGGGTCGCGGCCCGCCGGGAGGACTGCGACGTCGCGACGGTCGGCGACGTCGACTACGACGCCATGCTCGTCGACGAACTGGGCTCCGAGACCCTCGCGGATTTCGACGCCGTCCTCCGCGAATCCGGTTGCGATCCGGACGATTACCGCTACCTCCCGGTGCACCCGTGGCAGTGGGTGGAGAAGGTCGAGAAGCTGTATTCGGCCGACATCGCCGATCGGCGCATCGTGTGGGTCGGCGAGAGCCCCGATGTGTACCAGGCCCAGCAGTCGATCCGCACCGTGTTCAACGCGACGACACCTACCCGGAACTATGTGAAGGTCGCCCTGTCGATCGTCAACATGGGCTTCACCCGCGGTATGTCCGCCGACTACATGCGCACCACCCCGTTGATCAACAACTGGGTGCGCGGCCTGGTGGCCGACGACCCGTACCTGTCGGCCATCGGATTCGAGATGATCTACGAGGTCGCGGCCGTCGGTTACCGCAGCCCGACGTTCACCCCGATCACCCAGCCGGGTTCGGAGTACCGCAAGATCCTCTCCGCCCTGTGGCGGCAGAGCCCCATCCCGCTCACCGGTGCGGGCGAACAACTCTCGACCATGGCGGCGCTCCTGCACCTCGATCACCACGGGGATCCGCTGGTCGGCGCGTTCATCGAGAGGTCCGGAATCCCCGCGGCCGAGTGGGTGCGGCGTTACCTACGCACCTACCTGCACCCGATCACGTACCTGCTCTACCGCTACGAGCTGAAGTTCTCCCCGCACGGTGAGAACCTGATCCTCGTCCTCGACAACGGGGTCCCGTTGCGGGCGATCCTCAAGGACATCGGCGAGGAGGTGTCGGTGTTCGGCGAGCCGGAAGGTCTACCGGAGAACTGCTCCCGCGTCCTCACCACCGAACCCGACGAGATCCGCAACCTCGGTGTGCTGTCGGATGTCTTCGACGACTTCCTGCGACCGCTCGCGGCGATCCTGCACACCCATCGAATCGTCTCCGACGATGAGTTCTGGGGCCTGGTCGCCGAGAGCCTGCGCGAGTTCGTCGCGGGCCATCCCGATCTCGACGAGCAGTTCGCGAAATG harbors:
- a CDS encoding non-ribosomal peptide synthetase, whose amino-acid sequence is MATNSEMTSRITDRASSADIRAEVATALGVAPESLDPDQDLIAQGLDSLRMMRLAGTWRKRGIDIDFARLAAQPTLNAWTEMITAGAAPGPETAAAATPPGPAVPDIRGEVATALGVAPESLDPDQDLIAQGLDSLRMMRLAGTWRKRGIDIDFARLAAQPTLNAWTMLLGGPATPAETTGSPETVDPTAPFPLAPMQHAYWIGRSDSHAFGNVAAHLYIEFDGHDLDPDRFTTAMGELMQRHPMLRVLVLPDGTQVVGPAHPEAIAVHDLRSQSAEMVEAILNEKRSHGTHRSLPVEEGAVIRAELSLLPDGSTRVHLDVDMIAADAMSYRVLVDDFARLYRGETLPELGVTFATITADRTSREVRDEDLAWWRERIPHLPGPPELPLDDRAARGEVEPRSVRLHHSVSASEWKRLEEHAHRRGVTPAAAVAAVFAEAVGTHAANSRFLLTIPLFDRPQIHADVERVVGDFTSSILVDVDLGESATLAERARQMRSSMHDAAAHGSMSGLDVLRELGRARGESVVSPVVFTSALGLGDLFSTQATDVLGDPAWIVSQGPQVLLDAQVTEIAGGLLLNWDVRVSDLDETTARAMFDYYVRLLGLLVDGEWDVPAPDPVADEVRAQRLSVENPLPDTDAFDGTLHGTIFGRAAERPADPAVITDDRTWTHGELTDEALRVAGALTAAGVRNGDTVVVNLPKGGDQVVAALAVLSVGAAYVPIAPTQPASRRDRIVSIAGPRAVLTADVDAWAGTDGPAVIDMTHARTATPARPAAVSGDALAYILFTSGSTGLPKGVQVPHRAAVATITDLVDRYSLDARDRSLQVSSLEFDLSVFDIFGLLAVGGAVVVPGDDERTRVDDWVRLLAEHSVTVLNCVPSILGMILDIGSLPASMRTIIMGGDKVDVSLLDRVAAQLPDCRVAGLGGTTETAIHSTICEAADVPAGMAFVPYGVPLRGVRCRVVDETGRDRPDLVPGELWIGGAGVADGYRGDPERTADRFVSHDGEQWYRTGDLARYLPGGFLDFLGRADHMVKVRGYRVELGEVEAGLLGLDEVGSAVAWSDGRDLRAAVVPAATRVDEDAILSGLAEALPPHMIPRSVTVLDALPLTANGKYDRKALAAMTDNSDSEPTVVAPRTPLEEALVVIFSEVLPVRPIGVTEDFISLGGDSVQATRLVALSRTWLDAPRLSVADIFGHRTIAGLAERLTALDGPRVTRVAEMLLDVVALSDEQVDAELAGT
- a CDS encoding GNAT family N-acetyltransferase — its product is MTTSSAPTYDLNSVDLDDVSHAATVHGWLTHPKAKYWDMLESSVADVEKMIRDTADATAGTPYGMRLGYHDGNPQFLFELYDPRTSELADPASGYVHAEGDIGMHLLVAHAEQALPGFTGAVMLHIMRTAILEVGAARVVVEPDVRNTAVHRLNASVGFQVDGDYPVGNKTAHLSYCTRDDFVRVTAGGTTVGAVEVTDLGA
- a CDS encoding IucA/IucC family protein, which encodes MTIQEFRTARPTAPAEATSHRQTYHVRIARKILAEFSHERALTPVATGPGSYVVASADGRTEYHFRAEILSLENWAVDESSLRRVRDGEELPVDAIALVIDLAPMLGIGPQALPDYLEEFINTLALSADRPDELRISAADLARADFQTIEKAMTEGHPCIVANAGRLGFSADDVVHYAPEVGNPFRLVWVAARREDCDVATVGDVDYDAMLVDELGSETLADFDAVLRESGCDPDDYRYLPVHPWQWVEKVEKLYSADIADRRIVWVGESPDVYQAQQSIRTVFNATTPTRNYVKVALSIVNMGFTRGMSADYMRTTPLINNWVRGLVADDPYLSAIGFEMIYEVAAVGYRSPTFTPITQPGSEYRKILSALWRQSPIPLTGAGEQLSTMAALLHLDHHGDPLVGAFIERSGIPAAEWVRRYLRTYLHPITYLLYRYELKFSPHGENLILVLDNGVPLRAILKDIGEEVSVFGEPEGLPENCSRVLTTEPDEIRNLGVLSDVFDDFLRPLAAILHTHRIVSDDEFWGLVAESLREFVAGHPDLDEQFAKWDLFAPEFGAVHMNGLQLRNNKRMVDIEDSYASLIDAGHRLVNPVADRGRR